In one Chitinophaga sancti genomic region, the following are encoded:
- a CDS encoding ABC transporter permease gives MTYIVTKKKLTLVAALGVTIGIAIYIFMNSMMVGFDKKSTELVFRSTAHIRVYKDEVMSLPLLPAKGNKVPVIINPSVVPESDKIVDPEKIISLLRQQPDVTLVTPQVTVSVFYNNGKSQITGSSYGVRISEADRMFNIATTVVEGSIEDLKNTPNGILLGVGVAAKMSVRPGDNISITSSRNVTKVMKVVGLFQSNNSQIDKTKSYINISAAQQLLQEGPEYVSDINISVINPDKAPNYSAKFSDLTGYKAEDWKAANATLVAAANMRRIMITVIALSILLVAGFGIYNILNMTITQKINDIAILKAMGFRGRDVVRIFVQQAMIIGMIGILMGVILAALLVFQLSRTYVGGDIGYFPIRFEWSVFFRGLIFGLIVTLGAGYIPAKKAANVDPVSIFRR, from the coding sequence ATGACGTATATCGTCACGAAGAAAAAGCTGACCCTGGTAGCGGCATTGGGCGTAACGATCGGGATTGCCATCTACATCTTCATGAACTCGATGATGGTGGGTTTTGACAAAAAATCCACAGAGCTGGTATTCAGAAGTACCGCGCACATCCGGGTGTACAAAGATGAGGTGATGAGCCTGCCTTTACTGCCTGCAAAAGGCAACAAGGTGCCGGTTATCATTAACCCCAGCGTCGTACCGGAAAGTGATAAGATCGTAGACCCTGAAAAAATCATCTCCCTGCTGAGACAGCAGCCGGATGTAACACTGGTAACCCCGCAGGTTACAGTCAGTGTATTTTACAATAACGGCAAATCCCAGATCACAGGTAGTTCTTATGGGGTACGGATCTCTGAAGCGGATAGGATGTTCAATATTGCCACCACGGTAGTGGAAGGCTCCATCGAGGACCTGAAGAATACCCCCAATGGTATTTTGCTGGGAGTAGGAGTCGCCGCCAAAATGAGCGTGCGGCCAGGGGATAATATCAGCATTACTTCCTCCCGGAATGTTACCAAAGTGATGAAGGTAGTAGGTCTTTTCCAGTCCAACAACTCCCAGATAGATAAAACCAAGTCCTACATCAATATCAGCGCTGCCCAGCAACTGCTGCAGGAAGGCCCGGAATATGTAAGCGACATCAACATATCAGTGATTAACCCAGATAAGGCACCGAACTACTCGGCTAAATTCTCTGACCTGACAGGATATAAAGCTGAGGACTGGAAAGCGGCTAATGCCACCCTGGTAGCAGCTGCCAATATGCGCCGGATCATGATCACGGTAATTGCATTGTCTATCCTGCTGGTAGCAGGGTTTGGTATCTACAATATCCTCAATATGACTATTACACAGAAAATCAATGATATAGCTATTCTGAAAGCCATGGGTTTCAGGGGCCGCGATGTAGTACGTATTTTCGTACAACAGGCCATGATCATTGGTATGATTGGTATATTGATGGGGGTAATACTGGCCGCATTACTGGTCTTCCAGTTATCCAGAACCTATGTAGGCGGCGATATTGGTTATTTTCCTATTCGCTTTGAGTGGTCAGTGTTCTTCAGAGGACTCATTTTCGGACTGATCGTTACCCTGGGTGCGGGATACATTCCTGCTAAAAAAGCGGCAAACGTAGACCCGGTATCTATTTTCAGGCGGTAA
- a CDS encoding TlpA family protein disulfide reductase — MKYALLLLILGAFSQHTYAQHPQSSQQADPPTGGFRTIIGQQVPAFSFEIEKGKKVSIRDYKGKYVLINFFATWCPPCNQELPLAQKQIWEKHKDNPKFAFIVFGREEGWEKLDPFKEKKGFTFPLLPDLDRSIFSLFAPNGIPRNVVVDPEGKIIYQSFGYEAAEFEQLVKLIDSKL, encoded by the coding sequence ATGAAATACGCTTTATTACTCCTGATCTTAGGAGCGTTCTCCCAGCATACGTACGCCCAGCACCCCCAATCCTCCCAACAAGCAGACCCTCCAACAGGTGGTTTCCGCACCATTATCGGTCAGCAGGTACCAGCCTTTTCCTTCGAGATAGAAAAAGGGAAAAAAGTGAGTATCAGGGATTATAAAGGTAAATATGTGCTGATTAACTTCTTTGCTACCTGGTGCCCTCCCTGCAACCAGGAATTGCCGCTGGCCCAGAAGCAGATCTGGGAAAAACACAAAGACAATCCGAAATTTGCATTCATCGTATTTGGCCGGGAAGAAGGCTGGGAAAAACTCGACCCTTTTAAAGAGAAGAAAGGATTTACCTTTCCGCTCTTACCTGACCTGGACAGGAGTATCTTCTCGCTCTTTGCGCCAAATGGAATCCCCAGGAATGTAGTAGTAGATCCTGAGGGCAAGATCATCTACCAGAGTTTTGGATATGAAGCAGCAGAGTTTGAACAGCTGGTAAAACTGATCGATAGTAAACTATGA
- a CDS encoding cytochrome d ubiquinol oxidase subunit II: MIFVVMAYLWAAILLYILLGGADFGAGIIELFTSEKNKAYTRSTMYQAIGPIWEANHMWLIIAIVVLFVGFPEIYTTVSTHLHIPLLIMLFGIIARGTAFTFRHYDAVKDNMQNVYNRIFVYSSFVTPFFLGVIAGSAVSGRIDPDANNFLDAYVYTWLNWFSVTVGFFTVAICGYLAAIFIIGETDDDNSRVRFIRKARQMNLAAAVFGALVFWAAHAEGIPLDKWIFDNPIGIIAIIAAVLSLGMLWYLLLKKGKVIIIRVLAGFQVTMILLAITMRHYPNIVILKGGRYLSLLEHAGQEKTIHSLAMALLLGSILILPALFYLLYSFRKSDAVEH, translated from the coding sequence ATGATATTTGTAGTAATGGCTTATTTATGGGCTGCCATCCTGTTGTATATATTGTTAGGAGGAGCTGATTTCGGTGCAGGGATCATAGAACTGTTTACATCAGAAAAGAACAAGGCATATACCCGCAGTACAATGTACCAGGCCATCGGGCCTATCTGGGAAGCGAACCATATGTGGCTGATCATTGCCATCGTGGTATTGTTTGTCGGTTTCCCGGAAATCTATACCACCGTATCTACACATCTGCATATACCACTGTTGATCATGTTATTTGGAATTATCGCCCGTGGCACTGCCTTTACATTCAGGCACTACGATGCGGTGAAAGATAACATGCAGAATGTATACAACCGCATCTTTGTCTACTCCAGTTTCGTTACACCTTTCTTTTTGGGAGTGATAGCAGGTAGTGCAGTGTCAGGTAGAATAGACCCGGACGCGAATAATTTTCTGGATGCATATGTCTATACCTGGCTGAACTGGTTCTCGGTAACTGTAGGATTTTTCACAGTAGCGATCTGCGGTTACCTGGCTGCCATATTTATCATCGGTGAAACTGATGATGATAACAGTCGGGTAAGATTTATCAGGAAGGCCAGGCAAATGAACCTGGCGGCAGCGGTATTCGGTGCGCTGGTATTCTGGGCCGCACATGCAGAAGGCATCCCTTTGGACAAATGGATCTTTGATAATCCGATCGGGATCATTGCCATCATAGCGGCTGTATTATCACTAGGTATGTTATGGTACCTGTTGCTGAAAAAAGGTAAGGTGATCATCATCCGTGTACTGGCTGGTTTCCAGGTGACGATGATCCTCCTGGCAATCACCATGCGGCATTATCCTAATATCGTGATCCTGAAAGGTGGCAGGTATTTGTCACTGCTGGAACATGCCGGACAGGAGAAAACGATCCATTCACTGGCAATGGCTTTATTGCTGGGAAGTATATTGATTTTACCTGCTTTATTTTATTTGTTGTATAGTTTCAGAAAGAGTGATGCAGTAGAACATTAA
- a CDS encoding cytochrome ubiquinol oxidase subunit I: MNDFLAARSQMALSLGFHIVFSCIGMVMPFFMAIAHFLYIRTGNDIYKNITRAWSKGVAIFFATGAVSGTVLSFELGLLWPGFMKHAGPIFGMPFSLEGTAFFIEAIALGFFLYGWGRFNQWFHWITGVVVGISGLVSGILVVAANAWMNSPAGFDFVNGQYLNIDPIKAMFNDAWFSQALHMCIAAFAATGFAVAGIHALMILRKRNIAFHTTAFRIPALFACIAAILQPLSGDISAKDVARRQPAKLAAMEAHFKTEPASPLVLGGMPDPVAKEVKYGVEIPGLLSFMVYSDFHTPVKGLDQIPENDQPPVAITHYAFQIMVGLGMIMLGIALCYFVAIIRKKSWLRMPWLLRLFVIATPMGFIAVEAGWTVTEVGRQPWIINGVMRTADAVTPMPGIAYSFYIFTAVYISLSLIVTFLLYRQIRMVPEIYDIQTPSL, encoded by the coding sequence ATGAACGATTTTTTAGCGGCCAGATCACAAATGGCTTTATCGTTAGGTTTTCATATTGTCTTCTCCTGTATCGGCATGGTCATGCCTTTCTTTATGGCCATCGCTCACTTTCTTTATATTCGAACAGGCAATGATATTTATAAGAACATCACCCGTGCCTGGAGCAAGGGCGTAGCCATCTTTTTTGCTACAGGCGCCGTATCCGGCACCGTATTATCATTTGAACTCGGCCTCCTTTGGCCTGGATTCATGAAACATGCCGGCCCAATCTTTGGCATGCCCTTCTCCCTCGAAGGCACTGCTTTCTTCATAGAAGCCATCGCCCTGGGTTTCTTCCTCTATGGCTGGGGGCGGTTTAACCAGTGGTTCCACTGGATCACCGGCGTTGTAGTCGGCATCAGCGGCCTGGTATCCGGCATCCTCGTAGTTGCTGCCAATGCATGGATGAATAGCCCGGCAGGATTCGATTTCGTAAACGGACAATACCTGAATATAGATCCTATCAAAGCTATGTTCAACGATGCATGGTTCTCCCAGGCATTACACATGTGTATCGCCGCCTTTGCAGCAACCGGTTTTGCGGTAGCAGGTATCCATGCCCTCATGATCTTAAGAAAAAGAAATATCGCCTTCCATACCACGGCTTTTAGAATACCTGCATTATTTGCCTGTATTGCGGCAATACTGCAACCCCTGAGCGGAGATATCTCAGCAAAAGACGTGGCGCGCAGACAGCCTGCAAAGCTGGCCGCCATGGAAGCCCATTTTAAGACCGAACCAGCCTCTCCGCTTGTACTTGGAGGTATGCCTGACCCGGTGGCAAAAGAAGTGAAATATGGTGTCGAAATACCCGGTTTACTGAGTTTTATGGTGTACAGTGATTTTCATACCCCGGTGAAAGGCCTGGATCAGATCCCTGAAAATGACCAGCCGCCAGTTGCCATCACCCACTACGCTTTCCAGATCATGGTAGGCCTGGGTATGATCATGCTGGGAATAGCCTTGTGTTATTTCGTAGCCATCATCAGGAAAAAAAGCTGGCTCCGCATGCCCTGGCTGCTTCGCCTGTTTGTGATCGCCACCCCGATGGGATTCATTGCCGTGGAAGCTGGTTGGACCGTAACAGAAGTAGGCCGCCAACCCTGGATCATCAATGGGGTGATGCGCACCGCTGATGCTGTCACACCAATGCCGGGGATTGCTTATTCTTTTTACATCTTCACAGCGGTGTACATTTCGCTGTCTCTGATAGTGACCTTCCTCCTGTACAGGCAGATCCGGATGGTACCTGAGATTTATGATATTCAAACTCCTTCATTATGA
- a CDS encoding c-type cytochrome produces MLAFISCQQNVPLNGKLNTDKLPSQLVTINTSRDNYIKLSGGSIVQVPANALKTASGDSVKLEIKEAFTLGQMARAGLYTRSNGELLSSGGMLYIAPQAGQDVQILKPLKVIVPADHVEDDMQLFKGEIKDSAINWVDPQPLEMNKGEARLANGKSLYQSNCKQCHDVTKKLIGPALFGTMQRWHNDTAAVYLLTRNFAQAMQAYPQAACIYNEYKIGMPGYPSFPDEDLYDIYRYIQEEGMKQFGKIPEEYTSNKNCDSCEYIIQLAMKIFNSDSARFNLSYSINRSDVQSSQGIDSIAINFTPPVTQNAAQIPPVFYSFEILSFGWYNVDSYIKKNPLATSTKLKVVQEGLTSPVLFPVMVIPSRKIIQAGFLSSDGGYFYFYDMDGSIQLPPGERGYIFALGEKKDIVLFGLTRFVTGKDQTIKINIQQSNIKEVEAAINQLQLPDVTVNINPTGKAKMDQLKKELEELRKRYPNCLPELQ; encoded by the coding sequence TTGCTAGCCTTTATAAGTTGTCAGCAAAATGTTCCATTAAATGGTAAACTAAACACGGATAAACTACCTTCACAATTAGTGACAATCAACACCAGCCGGGATAATTACATTAAATTATCCGGAGGAAGCATTGTTCAGGTGCCAGCGAATGCGCTAAAGACTGCCAGCGGCGATTCTGTAAAACTGGAAATCAAAGAAGCATTTACGCTCGGTCAGATGGCCCGAGCAGGATTGTATACACGTAGTAACGGAGAGTTACTGTCCAGTGGAGGCATGTTGTACATTGCCCCGCAGGCAGGACAGGATGTACAGATCCTGAAACCGCTGAAAGTGATAGTACCTGCTGATCATGTGGAGGATGATATGCAGCTTTTCAAAGGAGAGATAAAGGATTCTGCGATTAACTGGGTGGATCCGCAACCGCTGGAAATGAATAAAGGGGAAGCCAGACTAGCGAATGGAAAATCGTTGTATCAATCCAATTGCAAGCAATGTCATGATGTTACTAAAAAACTAATCGGGCCGGCGCTTTTTGGAACGATGCAGCGTTGGCATAATGATACGGCGGCGGTTTACCTGCTCACCAGAAATTTTGCACAGGCGATGCAGGCGTACCCTCAGGCAGCATGTATTTACAATGAATACAAAATTGGTATGCCTGGATATCCCAGCTTCCCGGATGAAGATCTGTATGATATTTACAGGTACATTCAGGAGGAAGGAATGAAGCAATTTGGAAAGATACCTGAAGAATATACAAGTAATAAAAACTGCGACAGCTGTGAGTATATTATTCAACTCGCAATGAAGATATTTAATTCTGATTCAGCACGATTTAATTTATCTTACAGCATCAACCGTTCCGATGTACAGAGCAGTCAGGGAATAGACAGCATAGCAATTAATTTCACCCCACCGGTTACCCAGAACGCTGCGCAAATACCGCCTGTTTTTTACTCATTTGAGATCCTCTCCTTTGGCTGGTACAACGTTGATAGTTACATCAAAAAGAATCCTTTAGCCACTTCTACTAAACTGAAAGTTGTCCAGGAAGGGTTAACGTCTCCTGTTCTTTTTCCGGTGATGGTCATCCCTTCCAGGAAAATAATTCAGGCAGGATTTTTATCATCTGATGGCGGCTATTTCTATTTCTATGATATGGACGGTAGTATTCAATTGCCGCCTGGCGAACGGGGGTATATATTTGCATTAGGGGAAAAGAAGGATATTGTATTATTTGGACTGACCCGGTTTGTAACAGGTAAGGATCAAACTATAAAGATCAATATTCAGCAGAGTAATATTAAAGAGGTGGAAGCAGCGATCAATCAGCTACAGTTACCGGATGTAACGGTAAATATAAATCCTACTGGAAAGGCCAAAATGGATCAGTTGAAAAAGGAGCTGGAGGAGTTACGGAAGAGATATCCGAATTGTCTACCTGAATTACAATAA
- a CDS encoding TonB-dependent receptor: MSKSFIVACCLLLSCMGVVAQAKFTISGTIRSKKTGETIIGATVHVAGQSIGTVSNEYGFYSLTLPEGTYTIEFSTVGLQAVQEEIVLTENTSRNIALHDAAQSLRSVTITANSKQRNLSTPQMGMEQLTTKEMKNIPVLLGEKDVLKTIQLLPGIKSAGDGNSGFYVRGGAADQNLILLDEAPVYNASHLFGFFSTFNSDAIKDVTVYKGGMPAQYGGRLSSVLDIKMNDGNNQDYNVSGGIGLISSKVNIEGPLQKDKSSFLVSARRTYVDLFLRLSNDSSIKNNTLYFYDLNAKLNYQLSKRDRLFASGYFGADNLVVGNNFGLKWGNATGTLRWNHIFSSKLFSNTSLIFSNYDYKINVKSGANDVNIFSQIRDWNLKEELQYYISQRHNLRIGFNTIYHTMRPGEISSTAQSNFNSSRLQQRYSWENAVYVSDVWKATDKLDLSYGARLTAFSILGAGDFFNIDKDGNILDTLHYKSGDFVKTYINLEPRLAVSYKLTSISSIKASYARNVQNLHLISNSTSSSPTDRWVASTNIIRPEISDQVSLGYYKNLAGNKYELTVETYYKTMQHQIDYRDGADVLNNDAIETQLLFGKGRAYGIEWLMKKKAGRFTGWVSYTLSKTERQIDGINSGQWYNSRQDRTHDIAVVGMYQLSEKWSVSASWVYYTGDAVTFPSGKYLISNTVYYYYTERNGYRMPAYHRLDLGATKQLRKRGRYSSELSFSLYNAYGRENAYTITFRQNKDDRNKTEAVRTSLFRFVPSISYNFKF; the protein is encoded by the coding sequence ATGAGTAAGTCTTTTATCGTTGCCTGCTGCTTGTTATTGTCATGTATGGGAGTGGTAGCGCAGGCAAAGTTTACTATCAGCGGAACCATCAGATCAAAGAAGACCGGGGAAACCATCATTGGTGCTACCGTGCACGTAGCAGGTCAATCCATCGGAACTGTCAGCAATGAGTACGGCTTTTATTCTCTTACGCTGCCCGAAGGTACCTATACCATAGAGTTCAGTACCGTAGGACTGCAAGCGGTACAGGAAGAGATTGTATTGACGGAAAATACAAGCAGGAACATTGCCCTGCACGATGCGGCGCAATCCCTAAGATCCGTGACGATTACCGCCAATAGTAAACAGCGTAATCTTAGTACACCCCAGATGGGTATGGAGCAGCTGACCACAAAAGAGATGAAGAATATTCCGGTCCTGCTGGGTGAAAAAGATGTACTGAAAACGATCCAGTTGCTGCCGGGTATTAAATCTGCCGGCGATGGCAACAGCGGTTTCTATGTGAGGGGCGGCGCAGCAGACCAAAACCTGATCTTACTGGATGAAGCACCGGTGTATAATGCTTCGCATCTGTTCGGTTTCTTTTCTACATTCAATTCTGATGCCATCAAGGATGTGACGGTATACAAGGGAGGTATGCCCGCACAATACGGTGGCAGGTTATCGTCCGTATTGGATATAAAAATGAATGATGGCAATAACCAGGACTACAATGTAAGTGGTGGTATTGGCCTGATCTCCTCCAAAGTAAATATTGAAGGCCCTTTACAGAAGGATAAATCCTCTTTCCTTGTATCTGCCAGAAGAACTTATGTCGATCTTTTCCTGCGTTTATCCAACGACTCATCTATTAAAAATAACACCCTCTATTTTTATGACCTCAATGCCAAGCTGAATTACCAGCTAAGTAAGCGTGACCGCTTGTTTGCTTCCGGGTATTTTGGGGCGGATAACCTTGTTGTGGGGAATAACTTCGGTTTAAAATGGGGAAATGCAACTGGTACCCTGAGGTGGAACCATATCTTCAGCAGTAAGCTATTTTCAAACACTTCCCTGATCTTTAGTAACTACGATTACAAGATCAATGTGAAGAGTGGCGCGAATGATGTCAATATCTTTTCCCAGATCCGTGACTGGAACCTGAAGGAAGAACTACAGTATTATATCAGCCAGCGACATAACCTACGCATTGGTTTCAATACCATCTATCATACCATGCGCCCCGGAGAAATCTCTTCCACAGCGCAGTCCAATTTTAACTCATCCCGTTTGCAGCAGCGCTATTCATGGGAGAATGCCGTGTATGTATCAGATGTATGGAAAGCAACAGACAAACTGGACCTGTCTTATGGTGCAAGACTGACCGCATTCAGTATCCTGGGTGCCGGTGACTTTTTTAATATTGACAAAGACGGGAATATCCTGGATACCCTGCATTACAAAAGCGGGGATTTCGTAAAGACTTATATTAACCTGGAACCCAGGCTGGCAGTAAGCTATAAACTAACCAGTATATCTTCTATCAAAGCTTCGTATGCCCGTAATGTACAGAACCTGCACCTGATATCAAATAGTACATCGTCCAGTCCAACAGACCGCTGGGTAGCAAGTACGAATATCATCAGGCCTGAGATTTCCGACCAGGTATCACTGGGTTATTATAAAAACCTTGCCGGCAATAAATACGAGTTGACAGTAGAAACCTATTATAAGACTATGCAGCACCAGATTGATTACAGGGATGGGGCTGATGTATTGAATAATGATGCCATAGAAACCCAGCTGTTATTTGGGAAAGGACGTGCATATGGAATAGAATGGCTGATGAAAAAGAAAGCAGGCCGGTTTACCGGCTGGGTAAGTTACACATTGTCAAAAACAGAAAGACAGATAGATGGTATTAATAGCGGTCAATGGTATAATTCCCGGCAGGACAGGACACACGACATTGCAGTAGTGGGAATGTACCAGCTGAGCGAGAAATGGTCAGTAAGTGCCAGCTGGGTATATTATACGGGGGATGCGGTCACCTTCCCCAGTGGAAAATACCTGATCAGTAATACCGTGTATTATTACTATACAGAGCGGAATGGCTACCGTATGCCGGCTTATCACAGGCTGGATCTGGGGGCTACGAAACAATTACGCAAACGGGGCAGGTATTCATCAGAGTTATCCTTTAGTCTTTATAATGCGTATGGCAGGGAGAATGCATACACCATTACATTCAGGCAGAATAAGGATGACAGGAATAAAACGGAAGCAGTGAGAACGTCTCTGTTTAGGTTTGTACCTTCTATATCATACAACTTTAAATTCTAA
- a CDS encoding ABC transporter ATP-binding protein, with the protein MQRELMLEAEKIGKYFYDPIKFKVLNDISFKVYRGEFVTLVGKSGSGKSTLLYILSTMDTDYEGKLHIHGQLTTGQKQNSLAALRNEKIGFVFQFHYLLPEFSCLKNVMIPALRLGRYSRQEIEERAYQKLTLLGLQDQALKPASKLSGGQQQRVAIARALINDPLIIMGDEPTGNLDSKNSQIVFDTFKQLAHEYNQTIIAVTHDNDFAERSDRTIEMQDGVIISTAREFGK; encoded by the coding sequence ATGCAAAGAGAGCTCATGCTGGAAGCGGAAAAGATCGGGAAATATTTTTACGACCCGATAAAATTTAAAGTACTGAATGATATTTCTTTTAAAGTATATAGAGGAGAATTTGTAACATTGGTGGGTAAATCAGGAAGTGGGAAGTCCACCTTACTATATATCCTGAGCACAATGGATACTGATTATGAAGGGAAACTGCACATTCACGGGCAGCTGACCACAGGGCAAAAACAAAACTCCCTGGCGGCCCTCCGGAATGAGAAGATTGGATTTGTATTTCAGTTCCATTATCTTTTACCCGAATTTAGCTGCCTGAAGAATGTGATGATCCCGGCATTACGCCTGGGAAGATATTCCAGGCAGGAAATAGAAGAAAGGGCCTATCAGAAACTAACCCTGCTGGGATTACAGGATCAGGCACTAAAACCGGCCTCCAAACTATCCGGAGGTCAGCAGCAAAGGGTCGCCATTGCCAGGGCCCTGATTAACGATCCCCTGATCATAATGGGAGATGAGCCGACAGGAAACCTTGATTCAAAGAATTCACAGATCGTATTCGATACATTTAAACAACTGGCGCACGAATATAACCAGACGATCATAGCAGTGACGCATGATAATGATTTTGCAGAACGCTCTGACCGTACTATTGAAATGCAGGACGGGGTAATCATTTCTACTGCAAGGGAGTTTGGAAAATAG
- a CDS encoding helix-turn-helix domain-containing protein yields the protein MPIPEKILSRKDEITTQFMQLVDEHVNDLLQGRTEIRYKPSDFASRMHIAPIHLTNTIKLTLNTSPCEVMEDRIVLEAQKMLDDTVLSVADIGNHLGFPEPTNFNRFFKNMTGITPLQYRKNKILKY from the coding sequence ATGCCAATCCCGGAAAAAATACTATCGCGCAAGGATGAGATCACGACCCAGTTTATGCAACTGGTGGATGAACATGTAAATGACCTGCTACAAGGCCGGACTGAGATCCGCTATAAACCGAGTGATTTTGCCTCGCGCATGCACATCGCCCCTATCCACCTGACGAATACAATTAAGCTGACTTTGAATACTTCTCCCTGTGAAGTGATGGAAGACAGGATTGTATTGGAAGCACAGAAAATGCTGGACGACACCGTACTCAGCGTAGCTGATATCGGGAACCACCTGGGATTCCCCGAACCGACCAACTTCAATCGTTTCTTTAAAAACATGACAGGGATAACTCCGCTGCAATACCGTAAAAACAAAATACTGAAGTATTGA
- a CDS encoding SDR family NAD(P)-dependent oxidoreductase, whose product MASNKIAFITGGGRGLGKDMALSLAKKGIDIILTYNSNKTEADAVAAEIQKAGQRAAVLQLNTATASSFNNFVTSFTTILKDTFQATQFNYLINNAGIGLHANFADTTEAQFDEIMNIHLKGPFFLTQKLLPLLADGGVIINVSSGLARFTLPGSSAYAAMKGAIEVLTRYQAKELGSRGIRVNTIAPGAIQTDFGGGVVRDNADLNKMVAANTALGRAGVAEDIGAVVAFLCSDDARWVNAQRVEASGGMFL is encoded by the coding sequence ATGGCTAGTAACAAGATTGCATTTATCACCGGCGGCGGCCGCGGATTAGGGAAGGATATGGCGCTGAGCCTTGCTAAAAAGGGCATAGATATTATCCTTACATACAACAGTAATAAAACGGAGGCAGATGCTGTTGCTGCAGAGATCCAGAAAGCAGGACAACGCGCGGCCGTGTTACAACTGAACACTGCGACTGCCAGCTCCTTTAATAACTTCGTCACTTCATTTACAACAATACTGAAAGATACTTTTCAGGCTACTCAATTCAATTATCTGATCAACAATGCTGGCATCGGTTTGCATGCTAACTTCGCCGATACTACGGAGGCTCAGTTCGATGAGATCATGAATATTCATCTCAAAGGACCGTTCTTTCTTACCCAGAAATTATTGCCATTGCTGGCGGATGGTGGTGTGATCATCAATGTATCTTCAGGGCTGGCACGATTCACGCTACCAGGCAGTTCTGCTTATGCGGCAATGAAAGGTGCGATCGAAGTACTGACCCGTTACCAGGCGAAAGAACTGGGTAGCAGAGGTATTCGTGTAAACACAATTGCACCGGGTGCTATACAGACAGATTTCGGTGGTGGTGTTGTAAGAGATAATGCGGATCTGAATAAGATGGTGGCAGCTAATACAGCACTGGGCAGAGCAGGTGTAGCAGAAGATATAGGTGCGGTAGTTGCGTTCCTGTGTAGTGATGATGCGAGATGGGTGAATGCGCAGCGCGTGGAGGCAAGTGGAGGAATGTTCCTGTAA
- a CDS encoding DUF4249 domain-containing protein: MKQLLYIAIVITCFCACEKVIDINLNNAAKKYVVEGYVTDGVNGVRVRISQTMNIEDANTFQGISGAKVIITADGTTQYVLSESTTKPGIYASSSFRGAVGHTYSMYVQVGTDTFSAVSTMPREVYFDSLRLQDRVVFGKTRRVPAVFYTDPDGKGNSYHFIEWRNRVKESTIFVRNDDNTDGRSLNIQLVSFSSNSDDDSKQIKKGDTIRVEMQCIDAAMYKYWYSLDAGSTGEGMSATPANAVSNIRGGALGYFSAHSVQARTIVAD, from the coding sequence ATGAAGCAGTTGTTGTATATCGCGATAGTAATTACCTGTTTTTGCGCCTGTGAGAAGGTGATAGATATTAATTTGAATAATGCGGCGAAGAAGTATGTGGTAGAGGGGTATGTAACGGATGGCGTGAATGGAGTAAGGGTAAGAATTTCGCAAACGATGAATATTGAGGACGCCAATACATTTCAGGGGATCAGTGGAGCGAAGGTCATCATTACAGCAGATGGTACGACTCAATATGTATTGAGTGAATCTACTACAAAACCGGGTATATATGCTTCAAGCTCCTTTAGAGGCGCGGTAGGGCATACTTATAGCATGTATGTACAGGTAGGAACAGATACGTTCAGTGCGGTATCTACAATGCCGCGGGAAGTTTATTTTGATAGCCTGAGACTACAGGACAGGGTGGTGTTTGGAAAAACCAGGAGGGTGCCGGCGGTATTTTATACAGATCCGGACGGGAAGGGGAATTCTTATCATTTTATTGAGTGGCGGAACAGGGTAAAGGAGAGTACGATCTTTGTGAGGAATGATGATAATACGGATGGAAGGAGTTTGAATATACAACTGGTATCGTTTAGTAGTAATAGTGATGATGACAGTAAGCAGATAAAAAAGGGGGATACAATACGGGTAGAGATGCAATGTATCGATGCAGCAATGTATAAATATTGGTATAGCCTGGATGCGGGATCAACGGGAGAGGGGATGAGTGCTACGCCGGCGAATGCAGTGTCGAATATCAGGGGAGGTGCGCTGGGCTATTTTAGTGCGCATAGTGTGCAAGCCAGGACGATCGTAGCGGATTAA